One genomic window of Methanosalsum zhilinae DSM 4017 includes the following:
- a CDS encoding P-loop NTPase family protein, protein MDHKGKPQYNKIEAPLKQLKKDNLIESFKDKDRLGPGAKPTVYALISNLYVLNKLLEDVYSGYTFELMSTEYYHNLIPTMIEKSNIPQSCHGIMMKGLKYSPSLMKFTISGKLSDNKLLEEYAYNQIKARHYSLRDGFNVYEGTVKAFFLRIGDKNIRNEHFMSLVKIREEAESSLSSIMDQQKKNPLTRIVYDYLRMDALSKNIPDEIKKSKEFQNDFDDIVMESFLLSENNYVKPY, encoded by the coding sequence GTGGATCACAAAGGAAAACCTCAATATAATAAGATAGAAGCCCCTCTTAAACAACTAAAAAAAGATAATCTAATTGAGTCCTTTAAAGATAAAGATCGTTTAGGTCCTGGAGCAAAACCAACAGTCTATGCTCTTATTTCTAACTTATATGTTTTAAACAAACTCCTGGAAGATGTATACTCTGGATATACTTTTGAACTTATGTCCACAGAATATTACCACAATTTGATTCCAACTATGATAGAAAAATCAAATATACCTCAAAGCTGTCATGGTATAATGATGAAAGGGTTAAAATATTCTCCATCGTTAATGAAGTTTACAATTAGTGGGAAATTATCTGATAATAAGCTACTAGAAGAATATGCTTATAATCAAATTAAAGCAAGACATTATAGTCTGCGTGATGGTTTTAATGTTTATGAAGGAACTGTAAAAGCATTTTTTCTCCGAATAGGTGATAAGAATATTCGCAATGAGCATTTCATGTCTTTAGTTAAAATAAGAGAAGAAGCAGAATCATCATTATCTTCAATCATGGATCAACAAAAGAAAAATCCACTAACCAGAATTGTTTATGATTACTTAAGAATGGATGCTCTATCCAAAAATATACCCGATGAAATTAAAAAAAGCAAAGAATTTCAGAATGATTTCGATGATATTGTTATGGAGTCGTTTTTACTATCTGAAAATAATTATGTTAAACCTTATTAA
- a CDS encoding GmrSD restriction endonuclease domain-containing protein produces the protein MSKDDHKIDADDRNVFEVLNERKYTVDYFQREYSWEQKHIEQLVTDLTSTFLDAYTEGDPRTAVEHYSNYYLGPFVVSSKDGVKWVIDGQQRLTSLTLILIFLNHVQKELGGKESIESLVFSEKYGKKSFNIQVEERKACLEKLFIEGCYEVQSDDDESTINMVERYANIEQAFPEEIKGEAFPYFLDWLKYNVILVEITAYSDDNAYTIFESMNDRGLNLTSTEMLKSYILSRFSGSTGREKANRFWKESIQALHKQSKDEDQQFFQAWLRSQYADTIRQGKVGSSNEDFEKIGSRFHSWFRDNLPKMELDPDSSDDFQTFVHDEMKFYLRAYLDILDAQQEEKRGWEHVFYIKHWGIAPSLAFPLMLAPLKSTDSQDITRQKINEVARYIEAFTVRRSINFRKFGASSIRYTMYTLVKELRGKDLDSLRSYLQGKLQEMEESWEGIVHFRLHGQNRRFVKFLLSRITGFIEQQSGLSTNFSTYYINNGSRPYEVEHIWANKFDEHRDEFEQQHEFENYRNRIGDLVLLPQGTNQSYGDMPYTQKLEHYLKENLLVKSLHPMTYENNPNFIGVAQNLGIEFKPHESFTKLVIDERQKLIQKICEAVWETRDLQL, from the coding sequence ATGAGCAAAGATGACCACAAAATAGATGCAGATGACCGTAATGTTTTCGAGGTGTTGAATGAACGCAAATACACAGTAGATTACTTCCAACGGGAATACAGCTGGGAGCAAAAGCATATCGAACAGCTCGTCACTGACTTGACATCTACATTTCTCGATGCTTACACAGAAGGTGATCCCAGAACTGCTGTCGAGCATTACAGCAATTATTACCTCGGTCCTTTTGTAGTCAGTAGCAAAGACGGTGTTAAGTGGGTCATCGATGGTCAGCAACGGTTAACGTCACTGACTCTGATCCTTATTTTCCTCAATCATGTCCAAAAAGAACTTGGCGGAAAGGAATCAATCGAATCGCTTGTATTCTCTGAAAAATACGGAAAAAAATCCTTCAACATTCAGGTAGAAGAAAGAAAGGCTTGCCTAGAAAAACTCTTCATCGAAGGTTGCTACGAAGTTCAGTCAGATGACGATGAATCAACGATCAATATGGTGGAGCGATATGCTAACATTGAACAAGCATTCCCCGAGGAAATAAAAGGTGAAGCGTTTCCATACTTCCTTGACTGGCTTAAATACAATGTGATACTTGTGGAAATCACAGCCTACTCAGATGATAATGCCTACACTATATTTGAGTCGATGAATGATCGGGGTCTGAACTTAACTTCTACAGAGATGCTCAAAAGTTATATTCTATCCCGCTTTAGCGGTTCAACTGGTAGGGAGAAGGCTAATCGTTTTTGGAAAGAATCCATCCAGGCTCTTCACAAACAGAGCAAAGATGAGGATCAGCAGTTCTTCCAAGCATGGCTGCGAAGCCAATATGCCGATACAATTCGTCAGGGCAAGGTAGGCTCATCGAACGAAGATTTCGAGAAGATAGGGTCCCGCTTCCATAGCTGGTTCCGAGACAATCTTCCAAAAATGGAGCTTGACCCAGACTCATCGGATGATTTTCAGACATTTGTACATGATGAAATGAAGTTCTATTTACGTGCATATCTTGATATTCTCGATGCGCAACAGGAAGAAAAAAGAGGTTGGGAACACGTCTTTTACATCAAACACTGGGGGATAGCTCCATCCCTTGCCTTTCCACTGATGCTTGCTCCTTTAAAGTCAACTGACTCCCAAGACATAACCAGGCAGAAAATCAATGAGGTAGCCCGGTATATTGAAGCCTTTACAGTTCGGCGTTCGATAAATTTCCGAAAATTTGGTGCAAGTTCAATCCGCTACACCATGTATACACTGGTGAAAGAACTTCGAGGGAAAGATCTCGATTCCCTGCGATCATACTTACAGGGTAAACTCCAGGAAATGGAAGAATCGTGGGAAGGTATTGTACATTTCAGATTGCATGGACAAAACCGCCGTTTTGTTAAGTTCCTTCTATCTAGAATCACAGGATTTATTGAACAGCAATCGGGCTTATCTACAAACTTTTCGACCTATTATATAAATAACGGATCTAGGCCGTATGAAGTAGAACACATTTGGGCCAATAAATTTGATGAACATAGGGATGAGTTTGAACAACAGCACGAGTTTGAAAACTACCGTAATCGGATAGGTGATCTAGTGTTGTTGCCACAAGGCACTAACCAGTCTTATGGAGACATGCCTTATACTCAAAAACTCGAACACTACCTCAAAGAAAATCTATTGGTGAAATCTTTGCACCCGATGACTTATGAGAACAATCCTAACTTTATAGGAGTTGCCCAAAACCTAGGAATTGAGTTCAAGCCCCATGAATCTTTCACCAAGTTAGTCATAGACGAACGTCAGAAGCTTATCCAAAAAATATGTGAAGCTGTGTGGGAAACTAGAGATTTACAACTCTGA
- a CDS encoding PDDEXK family nuclease, with protein MNLSGIKGAILEELILHLLEKVGYRIILPEEEGTRNGKSGLDVQGRGDWHQIDAFAAFEYTPAFMYPLRLFVEAKCYDDSRPIGIEVVRNAVATLKDISENYFTYRLNESKSDSLKVQRFNYQSAIFSTSGYTKGAQNFAIAHQIFLIQYDGISPFKPISEGLQLLKDYYFKKDVPTRKGSQNQIRQFVRALLNNEEILNNNPFEEEGLQFFRENIARPLQSIEGSYFGMLHGKWPIHLLSEKPLPASLFKGSDSIRCRILDTENNMSWSLEPLDRTDKRFKLEFSLPSTIAEFVTISEKDNDRITNHKQREKSSFITISGQIGGLRRQICLELDEQWIYNHSRHFHQNNT; from the coding sequence ATGAATTTATCAGGTATAAAGGGCGCAATTCTGGAAGAACTCATCTTGCATTTGCTGGAAAAAGTTGGATATAGGATAATTTTGCCTGAGGAAGAGGGCACTAGAAATGGAAAATCAGGGCTTGACGTGCAAGGACGAGGAGACTGGCATCAGATAGATGCATTTGCAGCCTTTGAATATACACCTGCTTTTATGTATCCTCTACGTCTATTTGTAGAGGCAAAATGTTATGACGACTCAAGACCAATCGGAATTGAAGTTGTACGTAACGCAGTTGCTACTTTGAAAGATATTTCTGAGAATTATTTTACATACAGGTTGAATGAATCTAAAAGTGATTCACTTAAGGTACAGAGATTCAATTACCAATCAGCAATCTTTTCGACAAGTGGTTATACTAAAGGCGCTCAGAATTTTGCGATTGCACATCAAATCTTTTTGATTCAATACGATGGCATTTCACCGTTCAAGCCCATATCTGAGGGGTTACAGCTATTGAAAGATTATTATTTTAAAAAAGATGTTCCGACAAGGAAAGGTTCACAAAACCAAATTCGACAGTTTGTCAGGGCACTATTAAACAATGAAGAAATATTAAATAATAATCCTTTTGAAGAAGAAGGCCTTCAATTCTTCAGAGAAAATATTGCAAGACCACTTCAATCCATTGAAGGATCATACTTTGGTATGTTGCATGGAAAATGGCCTATTCACCTTCTGTCAGAAAAACCTCTTCCTGCTAGTTTGTTTAAGGGTAGCGATTCAATAAGATGTAGGATATTAGATACAGAAAATAATATGTCATGGTCGCTCGAACCGTTAGATCGTACTGACAAGCGTTTTAAACTTGAGTTCAGCTTACCATCCACTATTGCAGAATTTGTAACCATTTCTGAAAAAGACAATGATCGAATAACCAACCATAAACAGAGAGAAAAATCCTCATTCATTACTATTTCAGGGCAAATAGGCGGTTTACGTCGTCAAATTTGTCTTGAATTAGATGAACAATGGATCTACAATCATTCTAGACATTTTCACCAAAACAATACCTAA
- a CDS encoding tyrosine-type recombinase/integrase yields MVLKDKFEELIKITRNVDDIHCMDTGFKRAVENLNKADISQNNKENLKKFVTGCRHEGLKKSTITFHINYGKRMIEDLKRIGVEKDLHEIDQYDFDQLLIYLEDEKKLKKGTIRNYKKFVKKFFRWYTDGEVPKWIKNLKLEDIDATVQPHELLTPGELDKMLAACTHPRDRALIAVLADGGMRIGALASCRLKHVEFSDYGALLYISQTSQSRKSTKPKGIPLTWSTGYLSQWHSIHPLKDDLEAPLWVTLNKKHEPVSYKSLRITIKTIGEKAGIKKRVNPHSLRHFAITNWVLDGLNEQEIKHRAGWSKGSSQMFKIYSNFTDQQMNDVIYTKYGLKTDNKRHVTLDKCPRCNNILRATDKFCSQCSLVLDHESHKELQKYEAKIPEILQAIMRTEEGRKLFEGVQHMDA; encoded by the coding sequence ATGGTACTTAAGGATAAATTTGAGGAGTTGATTAAGATTACCAGGAATGTTGATGATATCCACTGCATGGACACTGGATTTAAAAGGGCTGTAGAAAATCTCAACAAAGCAGATATCAGCCAAAATAACAAAGAGAACCTAAAAAAATTTGTAACTGGATGCAGGCACGAGGGACTTAAAAAATCCACAATCACATTTCATATAAACTATGGAAAAAGAATGATTGAAGATTTGAAACGTATAGGGGTTGAGAAGGATTTACATGAAATCGATCAATATGATTTTGATCAGCTTCTCATCTACCTTGAAGACGAAAAGAAGTTAAAAAAAGGTACCATTAGAAATTATAAAAAATTTGTTAAGAAGTTTTTTAGATGGTATACCGATGGAGAGGTCCCCAAGTGGATTAAAAATCTCAAGCTTGAAGATATCGATGCTACAGTGCAACCGCATGAGTTGTTAACTCCAGGAGAACTTGATAAAATGCTGGCCGCTTGCACTCATCCAAGAGACAGAGCTCTAATTGCAGTTCTTGCAGATGGTGGCATGAGAATAGGTGCTCTTGCAAGCTGTAGACTAAAGCATGTTGAGTTTAGTGATTATGGTGCACTGCTTTACATTTCTCAAACCTCACAGAGCAGAAAAAGCACAAAGCCCAAAGGGATACCTCTAACGTGGTCAACAGGATATCTCAGTCAATGGCATTCAATACATCCATTAAAAGATGATTTGGAAGCTCCTTTGTGGGTTACTTTGAATAAGAAACATGAACCAGTGAGTTATAAGTCATTAAGAATTACTATAAAAACAATTGGAGAAAAAGCAGGTATAAAGAAGCGTGTAAACCCACATTCACTGCGTCACTTTGCTATAACAAACTGGGTGTTAGATGGATTAAATGAGCAGGAAATTAAACACCGGGCTGGTTGGAGTAAAGGCAGTTCACAGATGTTTAAGATATACAGCAATTTTACAGATCAGCAAATGAACGATGTTATCTATACCAAGTATGGTTTAAAAACTGACAATAAGAGACATGTAACCCTTGATAAATGTCCACGCTGCAATAATATCTTAAGGGCTACTGACAAATTCTGTTCCCAATGTTCTTTGGTCTTGGACCATGAAAGCCATAAAGAGCTTCAAAAATATGAGGCTAAAATACCTGAGATATTGCAAGCAATCATGAGGACTGAAGAAGGAAGGAAGTTGTTTGAAGGGGTTCAACATATGGATGCTTAA
- a CDS encoding nucleotidyltransferase family protein produces MKACIMCGGEGTRLRPLTFARPKPNVPILNKPSVVHLVEHLEKEGFNEIVVTVGYMADKVEEYLGDGCMFGVHIEYVYEHKKMGTAGSVKNAEEFLSGEPFIVLGGDHVLNLDLREMYRFHKKNDAIVTIGLLSIDDPREFGIADMDVNNRIHRFLEKPGPGEIFSNLASTGIYMCDPEIFDWIPEGKKYDFAKNLFPMLLEKGKSIDGMLVRGQWTDVGNPSAYRQAQRWMLELLPETRIEGSFKTQNSRINGPLRIGNNVSVGSNSALVGPIVIGENTTIGDNVLIGPYTTIGSNCVIENDSRILSSYMFDDVKIASNCNISGSIIDNGTNVGSDCSLENGTVIGPNVVIEDGTTIHSEIRIWPEVHIGSNTNVKEDIINQEYETSDRGS; encoded by the coding sequence ATGAAAGCGTGTATTATGTGTGGTGGGGAAGGAACAAGGCTGCGCCCGCTGACCTTTGCAAGGCCAAAGCCAAATGTTCCGATTTTGAATAAGCCGTCTGTTGTTCATCTGGTAGAACATCTCGAAAAGGAAGGATTCAATGAGATTGTAGTCACGGTTGGTTATATGGCAGACAAAGTGGAGGAATACCTGGGAGACGGATGCATGTTTGGTGTTCATATAGAATATGTTTATGAGCACAAAAAAATGGGAACTGCAGGCAGCGTGAAAAATGCCGAAGAATTTCTATCAGGAGAACCTTTTATTGTGCTGGGTGGAGATCATGTACTGAATCTGGATCTGCGTGAGATGTACAGGTTCCATAAAAAGAATGATGCAATAGTAACTATTGGTCTTCTTTCTATAGATGATCCCCGGGAGTTTGGAATTGCTGATATGGATGTGAATAACAGGATTCATCGTTTCCTGGAAAAACCGGGACCGGGTGAAATATTCAGTAATCTTGCAAGTACTGGCATATATATGTGTGACCCTGAGATATTTGACTGGATCCCTGAAGGAAAAAAATACGACTTTGCTAAAAATTTATTTCCTATGCTTCTTGAGAAAGGAAAATCAATAGATGGCATGCTGGTTAGAGGACAATGGACAGATGTTGGAAATCCTTCTGCCTATCGTCAGGCACAGAGATGGATGCTTGAATTATTGCCTGAAACCAGGATCGAAGGTAGTTTTAAAACGCAGAATTCCCGGATAAACGGTCCTTTAAGGATCGGGAACAATGTGTCTGTTGGCTCCAACTCTGCACTGGTTGGTCCTATAGTCATTGGAGAAAACACTACAATAGGTGACAATGTACTGATCGGTCCCTATACTACTATAGGTTCTAATTGTGTAATCGAAAATGATAGTAGAATACTTTCATCCTATATGTTTGATGATGTAAAGATCGCTAGCAATTGCAACATCTCCGGTTCAATTATTGACAATGGAACAAATGTTGGTAGTGATTGCAGTCTTGAGAATGGAACTGTTATTGGTCCCAATGTGGTCATTGAAGACGGTACGACCATACACTCAGAAATCCGTATCTGGCCTGAAGTTCATATAGGCAGCAATACCAATGTAAAGGAGGATATTATAAACCAGGAGTACGAAACCTCAGATAGAGGTTCTTGA
- a CDS encoding lysylphosphatidylglycerol synthase transmembrane domain-containing protein has protein sequence MVLASILISILSIVLILIITVDATTIESIMQVKPEYLLLAALIHVLSYVIWGLRTKFMCSALDHDINLIKTVEIIASGAFAASFTPSSVGGEPVRIHLLHKNNIPLGKSTAVVLGERLMDAALIISAVPFALYVFGDLLSNSRVDTFLIFAVLFSFSILFLLIYAIWKPWQTRRLLHYIVNRIARLTGKKADTISRVLKRVDSELDHFHNSIWLFLTDGKIGLFYGVFFTIAYWVFQFSILPLILIGLNLNPSVVAAYAAQVLVTIISIASMTPGSSGVVEIGATPIFALFVSSSMVGVVVVVWRAITFYMNIIIGGFVSIKILKDTDIINRLLE, from the coding sequence TTGGTACTGGCTTCTATCCTGATCAGCATACTTTCAATAGTTCTGATTCTTATCATAACTGTGGATGCTACTACTATTGAAAGTATCATGCAGGTCAAACCTGAGTATTTACTTCTGGCTGCACTGATTCATGTTTTATCCTATGTTATATGGGGACTGCGAACAAAATTTATGTGTTCTGCACTTGATCACGATATCAATCTCATCAAAACCGTAGAGATAATTGCATCAGGTGCTTTTGCTGCCTCTTTTACTCCATCATCGGTAGGTGGGGAACCTGTCAGGATACATCTCCTGCATAAAAATAATATTCCTCTTGGAAAATCGACTGCTGTGGTGCTTGGTGAACGTCTTATGGATGCGGCACTGATCATTTCTGCAGTACCCTTTGCACTCTATGTTTTTGGGGACCTGTTATCCAACTCGAGAGTTGATACTTTTCTTATATTTGCAGTTCTGTTTTCTTTTAGTATACTGTTTTTGCTTATATATGCAATATGGAAGCCCTGGCAAACAAGGCGCCTGCTTCACTATATTGTAAATAGGATTGCTAGGTTAACTGGAAAGAAGGCTGATACCATTTCAAGAGTATTAAAAAGGGTAGATTCTGAACTTGATCATTTTCATAATAGCATATGGCTCTTTTTAACAGATGGGAAAATCGGTCTTTTTTATGGGGTATTTTTTACAATAGCATACTGGGTATTCCAGTTTTCGATTCTTCCGCTTATCCTTATTGGCTTAAATCTTAATCCTTCTGTGGTAGCTGCATATGCTGCTCAGGTTCTTGTAACTATAATTTCGATCGCATCAATGACTCCCGGCTCAAGTGGTGTGGTAGAGATAGGTGCAACTCCCATATTTGCCCTTTTTGTATCCTCCTCAATGGTAGGTGTTGTAGTTGTTGTATGGAGGGCAATTACATTTTACATGAATATTATTATTGGAGGGTTTGTTAGCATTAAGATACTAAAGGATACAGATATAATTAACAGATTGCTGGAATGA
- a CDS encoding radical SAM protein: MKILIIDGYVDEPACLGVSPYISPYPRYIAGALCDRRVAEKDIHYVTIDGLRAHPRQFEKLIRSAEIVIVIAGSTVPGKYLNATPVKPDEIQSIFRAASGKKILGGPIHFGFAEEGGTIAKEFRAVDKDITLVKGDIEAFIYDMVGKSQKILDPETIEPRLRSIDEVGRWSIAGAFIVRQHPRYPHIICEIETYRGCGRKTHCSFCTENFYGKSEYRDVQNVISEIKNLYDYGALHFRIGRQPDLFGFHAIDTGNVVPEPQPHIIELLYKGIRSSAPEIKTLHMDNVNPATIKEYPEKSLEIIKTIVRYHTPGDVAALGMESADPAVIKANNLKAYPEDVLEAIKVINEVGQKRGYNGLPEFLPGINFVHGLPGETRKTYELNYRFLQDIIDREYLLRRINIRQVMAFPGTEIYSKKRSINKNRKLFLKYKELIRKNIDLPMLRKVIPDGTVITDVICEHCEKGYTLARQPASYPLIVKIPGEFPEGKVLNVAISGHKSRSITGIPCPLNINRASFKAIKEIPGIGKKQAMDIAANAPYKDKNDFLTRNSNGESIINYLEFE; this comes from the coding sequence ATGAAAATCCTGATCATAGACGGATATGTGGATGAACCAGCATGTCTGGGAGTATCCCCCTATATTTCCCCTTATCCAAGATACATTGCAGGCGCTCTTTGCGATCGCAGAGTTGCAGAAAAGGATATACATTACGTAACAATTGACGGACTTAGAGCCCATCCCCGCCAGTTTGAAAAGCTAATTAGAAGTGCAGAAATAGTAATAGTAATAGCCGGATCCACAGTACCTGGAAAATATCTCAATGCAACACCTGTAAAACCAGATGAGATCCAATCAATATTTAGAGCTGCATCGGGGAAGAAAATCCTGGGAGGGCCAATTCATTTTGGATTCGCAGAAGAGGGGGGAACGATCGCAAAAGAATTTAGAGCAGTTGACAAAGATATAACGCTGGTGAAGGGAGATATTGAGGCATTTATATATGATATGGTTGGAAAAAGCCAGAAGATACTGGATCCTGAAACTATTGAACCAAGATTAAGAAGTATAGATGAGGTTGGAAGATGGAGTATTGCAGGAGCATTTATAGTAAGACAGCACCCCCGATATCCTCATATAATCTGCGAGATAGAAACATACCGGGGATGTGGAAGGAAAACGCACTGCTCATTCTGCACTGAAAATTTTTACGGAAAATCAGAATATCGAGATGTACAGAATGTTATCTCAGAGATCAAAAACTTATATGACTATGGAGCATTGCATTTTAGAATAGGACGCCAGCCGGATTTATTCGGATTCCATGCAATAGACACAGGCAATGTAGTACCTGAACCTCAACCTCATATTATTGAATTGTTGTATAAAGGAATCAGGTCTTCAGCTCCAGAAATAAAGACGTTGCATATGGATAACGTAAATCCTGCAACTATTAAAGAATACCCTGAAAAGTCATTGGAGATCATAAAAACAATTGTTCGTTATCATACTCCTGGAGATGTTGCTGCACTTGGAATGGAAAGCGCAGATCCTGCAGTAATAAAAGCAAATAACCTAAAGGCATATCCTGAAGATGTTCTTGAAGCGATTAAAGTGATCAATGAAGTAGGTCAAAAACGTGGATACAACGGGCTGCCAGAATTTCTTCCTGGCATAAATTTTGTTCATGGACTGCCTGGAGAAACCCGAAAAACATATGAACTAAATTACAGATTCCTACAGGATATAATTGACAGAGAGTACCTTCTAAGACGAATAAATATCAGGCAGGTTATGGCATTTCCAGGAACTGAGATATACAGTAAAAAAAGATCCATAAACAAAAATAGAAAACTATTCTTAAAATATAAAGAACTTATCAGAAAAAATATTGACCTCCCAATGCTTAGAAAAGTAATCCCTGATGGTACAGTTATTACTGATGTTATCTGTGAACACTGTGAAAAAGGATACACTCTGGCAAGACAGCCAGCCTCCTATCCCCTCATAGTCAAAATACCCGGAGAATTTCCGGAAGGTAAAGTACTGAATGTTGCAATAAGTGGCCACAAATCGCGTTCCATTACCGGAATACCATGTCCATTGAATATAAACAGGGCGTCATTTAAGGCCATAAAAGAAATTCCAGGAATTGGTAAAAAACAGGCAATGGATATCGCTGCAAATGCGCCATATAAAGATAAGAATGATTTCTTAACCCGCAACAGCAATGGAGAGTCGATCATCAATTATTTGGAGTTTGAGTGA
- the ilvD gene encoding dihydroxy-acid dehydratase, giving the protein MRSDSIKKGIEKAPHRSLLKATGLTDSEIEKPFIAVVNSWNEIVPGHIHLDKLAEAVKAGIRSAGGVPFEFNTIGICDGLAMGHKGMKYSLPSREAIEDTIELMVQAHQFDAMVLIPTCDKIVPGHLMAAGRLDIPTIVVTGGPMLPGFSGDQCRDLVSVFEGIGEYKRGKITEQEFLMLEDLSCGGSGSCAGLFTANTMACVTEALGLSLPGCATAHAVDAKKIRIAKESGERIVQMFYENLTPSKIVSADAIENSIKVDMAIGGSTNTTLHLPAIAHEFGLELPLDVFDELSKTTPHLVSLRPGGDDLMLDFDRAGGVQAIIMQLEPILSMDVMTATGNTLKKNLDSFVLANPEVNKRVISTLEEPVHREGGIAILKGTLAPEGAVVKQSAVNEKMLVHTGPAKVYDSEEEAMKGIMDGDVKEKDVVVIRYEGPKGGPGMREMLSPTSAIAGLGLIDSVALITDGRFSGGTRGPCIGHVCPEALTGGPIALVRDGDEIEINIPERILNLNIDKDELELRKESLKHPLKEEVKGYLARYQKFAGSASRGGVID; this is encoded by the coding sequence ATGAGAAGTGACAGTATTAAAAAAGGTATCGAAAAAGCTCCACATCGTTCACTATTGAAAGCTACAGGCCTCACAGATTCTGAAATTGAGAAGCCTTTTATAGCAGTTGTAAATTCCTGGAATGAGATTGTACCGGGACATATTCATCTTGATAAACTCGCAGAAGCCGTTAAGGCTGGTATAAGAAGTGCTGGCGGAGTTCCTTTTGAGTTCAACACAATCGGGATATGTGATGGTCTTGCCATGGGACATAAAGGAATGAAATATTCTCTTCCAAGCAGGGAAGCAATTGAAGATACCATAGAACTGATGGTTCAGGCTCACCAGTTTGATGCAATGGTGCTTATACCTACCTGTGATAAGATAGTACCGGGCCATCTGATGGCCGCTGGCAGACTGGATATTCCTACGATAGTTGTTACCGGGGGTCCTATGCTTCCCGGGTTTTCCGGGGACCAGTGCCGTGACCTTGTATCTGTTTTTGAAGGAATTGGAGAATATAAGAGGGGAAAAATAACAGAACAGGAATTTCTGATGCTTGAAGACCTTTCATGTGGTGGTTCAGGTTCATGTGCAGGCTTGTTTACTGCAAATACAATGGCCTGTGTCACAGAAGCACTTGGCCTAAGCCTTCCAGGCTGTGCAACAGCTCATGCTGTTGATGCTAAAAAAATACGTATTGCAAAAGAGTCCGGTGAAAGGATTGTTCAGATGTTTTATGAAAACCTTACTCCCAGTAAGATAGTATCTGCTGATGCAATTGAAAATTCAATAAAAGTGGATATGGCAATCGGAGGAAGTACAAATACAACACTTCATTTGCCAGCAATTGCCCATGAGTTTGGACTGGAACTTCCGCTTGATGTATTTGATGAATTGAGTAAAACCACCCCTCATCTGGTGTCACTACGGCCTGGTGGCGATGATCTGATGCTTGATTTTGATCGTGCAGGTGGTGTTCAGGCAATTATAATGCAGCTTGAACCAATTCTTTCAATGGATGTCATGACTGCAACCGGAAATACACTAAAGAAGAATCTGGATAGTTTTGTACTTGCCAACCCGGAGGTGAATAAAAGAGTAATCTCGACCCTTGAAGAACCTGTACACCGGGAAGGTGGTATTGCTATACTTAAGGGAACACTGGCTCCAGAAGGAGCAGTCGTAAAACAGTCTGCTGTAAATGAGAAAATGCTCGTTCATACCGGACCTGCAAAGGTCTATGACAGTGAAGAAGAAGCAATGAAGGGAATAATGGATGGTGATGTTAAAGAAAAGGATGTGGTTGTGATACGCTATGAAGGTCCAAAGGGAGGACCCGGAATGCGGGAAATGTTATCACCTACGTCTGCTATCGCAGGTCTTGGTCTTATTGATTCAGTTGCACTGATCACAGATGGGCGATTTTCTGGAGGAACAAGAGGGCCCTGTATAGGTCATGTTTGTCCTGAAGCTCTGACAGGGGGGCCGATTGCTCTTGTAAGAGATGGAGATGAAATAGAGATCAATATACCTGAGAGGATCTTAAATCTAAATATCGATAAAGATGAATTGGAGCTTAGAAAAGAGTCTCTGAAACATCCACTAAAAGAAGAGGTAAAAGGCTATCTTGCTCGCTATCAGAAATTTGCAGGATCTGCAAGCAGGGGAGGAGTGATCGATTAA